A single genomic interval of Lewinellaceae bacterium harbors:
- a CDS encoding carbohydrate ABC transporter permease — MKISKLMLFLLLLGAALSFLYPFYWMILASLTPESQIGQLGVIPKELTFSNYTLMFSKIPIWRSLLNSTIVAGCSTLGVLVFGSMAGYSLAKLRFRGQGLLFLLIIFTMTLPFQITLIPNYILMVKFRWVDTMAALIIPALNNAFAILMFRQAFKSIPNDLIDAARMDGCSELRIIFQILWPSIIPAIITVAILTFMNSWNDVLWPLIVIRDEQLMTMPQLVTLFAVGGRAEAQLGVKLASAVLLALPIIIAYAIFQKHFIQSMASSGLKG, encoded by the coding sequence ATGAAAATTTCTAAACTCATGCTATTCCTGTTGTTACTGGGAGCGGCGCTCTCCTTTTTGTATCCGTTTTACTGGATGATCCTGGCCTCGCTGACGCCGGAGAGCCAGATCGGCCAGTTGGGGGTGATTCCAAAGGAGCTGACCTTTAGCAATTATACGCTCATGTTTAGCAAGATCCCGATCTGGCGGTCGTTGCTCAACAGCACCATTGTCGCCGGGTGTTCTACCTTGGGGGTATTGGTGTTCGGCTCCATGGCCGGCTATTCATTGGCCAAACTCAGATTCAGAGGACAAGGGCTCTTGTTCCTGCTCATCATTTTCACTATGACCCTGCCCTTTCAGATCACCCTGATCCCGAATTACATCCTGATGGTGAAATTCCGTTGGGTAGACACCATGGCGGCCCTGATCATCCCGGCGCTGAACAACGCCTTCGCGATCCTGATGTTCCGCCAGGCTTTCAAAAGCATACCCAACGACCTGATCGATGCGGCCCGGATGGATGGGTGCAGCGAGTTGAGGATCATTTTCCAGATTCTGTGGCCCAGTATCATTCCGGCCATCATCACCGTCGCCATTCTCACTTTTATGAATTCCTGGAACGATGTCCTCTGGCCGCTGATCGTGATCCGGGACGAGCAGTTGATGACCATGCCGCAACTGGTCACCCTGTTTGCTGTAGGCGGGCGGGCGGAGGCCCAATTGGGCGTCAAGCTGGCGTCCGCTGTTTTGCTGGCTTTGCCCATCATCATTGCCTATGCCATTTTTCAGAAACACTTTATTCAAAGTATGGCTTCATCCGGACTTAAAGGTTGA
- a CDS encoding sugar ABC transporter permease yields the protein MMAANSKLRKKLVPYLIVSPYLIHLLLFVLFPVVFSIVLTFHKWNIIAPMEYVGLDNFARLVQDRLFWKAILNTLVFLVIHIPLQIVIALTLAYFLNQKLFIRGFFRASFFLPVVISGVVVTILWQQLYGFESGLINRALSGLGLGKVEWLTSSKVAMVAIALMATWKNVGLYVILFLVGLQSVPESYYEAADVEGANAWQKFRFITLPAINPMLFMVVILSTIGGFSLFIEPYIMTGGGPLNSTLSAMLYIYKQAFEYYHMGYSATLGIFFAILVMLVVAVQKYAIENDDE from the coding sequence ATGATGGCGGCAAACAGCAAACTCAGAAAAAAACTGGTACCCTATCTTATCGTATCCCCCTACCTGATACACCTGTTGCTCTTTGTCCTTTTTCCCGTCGTTTTTTCGATTGTCCTGACCTTCCATAAGTGGAACATCATAGCGCCTATGGAATACGTGGGGCTGGACAACTTCGCGCGACTCGTTCAGGACCGTTTGTTTTGGAAAGCCATCCTCAACACCCTGGTGTTTTTGGTAATCCATATCCCGCTACAGATCGTCATCGCCCTTACCCTGGCCTATTTCCTAAACCAGAAGCTCTTCATCAGGGGCTTCTTTCGGGCTTCCTTCTTTTTGCCGGTGGTAATCTCCGGGGTGGTGGTCACCATTTTATGGCAGCAGCTGTACGGATTTGAATCCGGCCTGATCAACCGGGCCCTGTCCGGGTTGGGGTTGGGGAAAGTGGAGTGGCTAACCAGCAGTAAAGTGGCGATGGTTGCCATCGCCCTCATGGCGACCTGGAAAAACGTGGGGCTGTATGTCATTCTGTTCCTGGTCGGTTTGCAATCGGTGCCCGAGAGCTATTACGAAGCGGCGGATGTGGAAGGCGCCAATGCCTGGCAAAAATTCAGGTTCATCACCCTGCCGGCCATCAATCCCATGCTGTTTATGGTCGTCATTCTATCTACAATCGGAGGGTTCAGCCTGTTTATCGAGCCCTACATCATGACGGGCGGCGGCCCCCTGAACAGCACTTTGTCGGCCATGCTGTACATCTACAAGCAAGCCTTTGAATATTATCACATGGGGTATTCAGCGACACTGGGCATCTTTTTTGCCATCCTGGTCATGCTGGTGGTGGCCGTTCAGAAGTATGCCATCGAAAATGATGACGAATGA
- a CDS encoding extracellular solute-binding protein: MMNSYLLQLASFLILSLLLASCSKGHDNQGYNLEYWSSNNGGEIIFSQWAVERWNQAHPEKPVKYQPVPEGQSSEEIILAAVVGKTTPDIYSNIWQGSVEFYSQAGILVPLDTLEGFMDFIQERCSPETIREITSGDGHIYQMPWKVNPIMTIYNKGILASLQLGNLPQTYSAYLDAARQFQKDTDGDGYVDQWFGNTSVKLAWYQRLFNFYPLYLAASDGAPLIKDNRAAFNNEYAIGAFRFLQKVYQENYFSKEQQSAGQDLFIAEKIATKFTGPWEIQYLEKYKRDQMEYGFFPMPVPDGHSGPVYTYCDPKSMVVFNTCRNPQLAFEFIRTMVDRAGDLMFLETTYQLPRRQGIDSIPEFRDFFLDNPRLQVFAQQARHIRGVDNCEVLTEVFDIISQEYEACVLYQVKSPEQAIADAEQAVNVLLRVKD; the protein is encoded by the coding sequence ATGATGAACAGTTACCTACTCCAATTGGCAAGCTTCCTGATTCTGTCCCTATTGCTCGCTTCCTGCAGCAAAGGCCATGACAACCAGGGCTACAACCTGGAATACTGGTCTTCCAACAACGGAGGAGAGATCATCTTCTCACAGTGGGCAGTTGAGCGGTGGAACCAGGCTCATCCGGAGAAGCCCGTAAAATACCAGCCGGTGCCGGAAGGGCAATCCAGCGAGGAGATCATCCTGGCGGCGGTCGTGGGAAAAACGACGCCGGACATCTACTCCAATATATGGCAGGGCAGTGTGGAATTCTACAGCCAGGCGGGCATCCTCGTTCCTTTGGATACGCTCGAAGGCTTTATGGACTTTATTCAGGAGCGGTGCAGCCCGGAAACCATCCGGGAGATCACTTCCGGCGACGGGCATATTTACCAGATGCCCTGGAAAGTCAATCCCATCATGACCATTTACAACAAGGGCATTCTGGCCTCGCTCCAGCTCGGCAACTTGCCACAAACCTATTCCGCCTACCTCGATGCCGCCCGGCAATTCCAAAAAGACACGGACGGCGATGGGTACGTGGATCAGTGGTTTGGCAACACCTCAGTCAAGCTGGCCTGGTACCAGCGGCTGTTTAATTTCTACCCGCTGTATCTGGCCGCCTCCGATGGCGCCCCTCTGATCAAGGACAACCGGGCGGCCTTTAACAATGAATATGCAATAGGCGCCTTCCGCTTTCTGCAAAAGGTTTACCAGGAGAATTACTTCTCCAAAGAGCAGCAGTCCGCCGGGCAGGATTTGTTTATTGCCGAAAAGATTGCCACCAAATTTACCGGCCCCTGGGAGATACAGTACCTCGAAAAGTACAAGAGAGATCAAATGGAATATGGATTTTTTCCCATGCCGGTGCCGGACGGCCACAGTGGCCCGGTTTATACCTACTGCGATCCCAAGAGCATGGTAGTTTTCAATACCTGCCGGAATCCGCAGTTGGCCTTTGAATTTATCCGGACGATGGTGGACAGAGCGGGCGACCTGATGTTTTTGGAGACAACATATCAACTGCCTCGCCGGCAGGGTATAGACAGCATACCGGAATTTCGGGACTTCTTTTTGGACAATCCCCGCCTGCAGGTCTTTGCCCAACAGGCCAGGCACATCCGGGGCGTCGATAATTGTGAAGTTTTAACCGAAGTTTTTGACATTATTTCCCAGGAATATGAGGCCTGTGTCCTCTATCAGGTCAAGAGCCCCGAACAGGCGATTGCGGATGCCGAGCAGGCGGTGAATGTTTTATTGCGCGTAAAAGATTGA
- a CDS encoding T9SS type A sorting domain-containing protein: MKATLFKYLISSVLLLACLSVAQSQDMVANYPFNGNVNDASSFGNHASVHGALLAQDRFGNANKAFSFDGEQAYIQAPNAAQLNSDYVTVSLWVRPDALPEQGEVFLLSFGGWQERFKISLPGHGKPVFTTNSSSGISDMDAGDGNNLTVGEWGHVAVVHDGTNDKVYINGALANTKAVSGTLNSTDKPLGMGYDPIGAANFFNGALDEVAIFNGALSDQAIADLYAAQLIAPVVPPGMVANYAFSNNATDGTSYANHGTVTDARLTADRFGFGNSAYEFNGISSRIDAPNSNHLNSALASVSFWVKVNELPAQGEVFLLSFGGWQERWKISLPGHGKPVFTTNATGGISDMDSGDGNELTPGVWKQVVMVHDGSKDLIYMDGALANEKNVAGDLNPTTHPLGMGYNPVDGGGYFDGALDEVKIYNVALTAQEVADLYTAESTSPAQPTDLVADFPFAGNADDVTQFENNGSVGGAQLSVDRFGFGGNAYSFAGADSILVSNSVQYNSPLASVSFWVKPDELPAQGEVYLLSFGGWQERWKISLPGHGKPVFTTNSTGGISDMDSGDGNELAVGEWKHVVMVHDGTKDLIYMDGALANEKNVAGDLNSTNYPFGIGNNPIDGGSYFVGQLDDIQLYDVALSAQQVADLYAAQNMAPMVGDGLVADYPFSGNGKDVTPYRNNATVSGAQLADDRFGRANKAYQFDGVNDEAMANNSVQLNSDYTTVGFWINVNELPAQGEAYLLSFGGWQERWKISLPSHGKMVWTTNNTSGISDMDAGDGNELQPGAWTYVAMVHDGAKDKIYINGVSVAEKDVSGTLNSTAYPLGMGFNIVDGGSYFNGSLDDIQIYNVALTSQEIADLYAAQSLPPIEADVTPPTAPLNFAATVNFTDVSLSWLPSTDDVGVAAYNLFQDAEKIMTTPGTTASIFGLQQLTQFTFGITAVDEAGNESQMTTLQVMTGEDQTPDVTPPTAPGNLMASPGSSSVALSWDASVDDRGVAGYVVLLDGFYYDSIPGNSTSILVGGLDPETLYTFEVYAFDMAGNNSDVAEITLSTTAELETSEPGLVAWYRFENDANDATPYNNHGAIGGNPTFAAGPGNAPAGSTGQAIVFDGDRDSVLAPNAVQLISDYTSVSFWIRVDGQNLQDAEAYILDFGHWSERWKISLPQHLKIVWTTNSKNAQFPNAIHDMDSGDGNELVIGFWWFVTMVHDGERDIIYLDGQEVNNLPAPGTLNSTGRPFGMGNNPIEGGQYFQGALDEVKIYNKALTAEEVMRLYASGTTGTEDLSAKLDAVLQVIYPNPGTQEVHIAHKLSAGQSLLIRVMDAAGRQIDAVQFDKNELASGQLITLDVEGYQAGEYFINFVVDGKNSGTAKFVKK, translated from the coding sequence ATGAAAGCAACACTATTCAAGTATTTGATAAGCAGTGTCCTGTTATTGGCTTGCCTGTCCGTCGCCCAATCTCAGGATATGGTGGCCAATTATCCGTTTAATGGCAACGTCAACGATGCAAGCAGTTTTGGCAATCATGCCTCCGTGCACGGGGCCTTGCTGGCCCAGGACCGGTTCGGGAATGCCAATAAGGCCTTTTCGTTCGACGGAGAACAGGCCTACATCCAGGCGCCCAATGCCGCACAGCTCAATTCCGATTATGTGACAGTGAGCCTCTGGGTGAGGCCTGATGCCCTGCCGGAACAAGGAGAAGTTTTCCTGTTGTCCTTCGGCGGTTGGCAGGAGCGCTTCAAAATTTCCTTGCCGGGCCACGGCAAGCCCGTTTTTACGACCAATAGCTCCTCCGGCATTTCCGATATGGATGCCGGCGACGGCAATAACCTGACAGTTGGCGAGTGGGGCCACGTGGCTGTGGTGCACGACGGAACGAACGACAAGGTTTATATCAATGGCGCCCTGGCCAATACCAAAGCCGTTTCCGGAACCTTAAACAGTACCGACAAGCCATTGGGCATGGGATACGATCCCATCGGCGCCGCCAACTTCTTCAACGGCGCCCTGGATGAAGTCGCCATTTTTAACGGCGCCCTTTCCGATCAGGCTATCGCAGATTTGTATGCCGCCCAACTCATAGCGCCGGTGGTGCCGCCGGGTATGGTCGCCAATTATGCCTTCAGCAACAATGCAACCGACGGTACTTCCTACGCCAACCACGGCACCGTAACCGATGCCAGGCTTACTGCCGACCGCTTCGGTTTTGGAAACAGCGCCTATGAATTCAATGGCATAAGCTCCCGGATCGATGCGCCGAATAGCAATCATTTGAATTCCGCCCTTGCCTCAGTCAGTTTTTGGGTGAAAGTCAATGAACTGCCGGCCCAGGGCGAGGTGTTCCTGCTCTCCTTCGGCGGTTGGCAGGAGCGCTGGAAGATTTCTTTGCCGGGCCATGGCAAACCCGTCTTCACTACCAACGCTACCGGAGGCATTTCCGATATGGATTCCGGCGACGGCAACGAATTGACTCCCGGAGTATGGAAGCAGGTCGTCATGGTTCACGATGGGAGCAAAGACCTGATCTATATGGATGGCGCCCTGGCCAATGAAAAAAATGTGGCCGGCGATCTCAACCCTACTACTCACCCTCTGGGTATGGGCTATAACCCCGTTGACGGCGGCGGCTACTTTGATGGCGCCCTGGATGAGGTGAAAATCTATAATGTAGCCCTGACTGCCCAGGAGGTTGCCGATCTGTACACGGCGGAATCTACTTCTCCGGCCCAGCCCACCGACCTGGTTGCCGATTTTCCATTTGCCGGCAATGCCGATGATGTGACCCAGTTTGAAAACAATGGATCGGTGGGCGGCGCTCAACTGTCGGTCGACCGCTTTGGTTTTGGCGGCAATGCCTATAGCTTTGCCGGAGCCGATTCGATTCTGGTTTCCAACTCTGTCCAGTACAACTCTCCCCTGGCTTCCGTCAGTTTCTGGGTAAAACCGGACGAACTGCCGGCCCAGGGCGAAGTATATTTGCTTTCCTTCGGCGGCTGGCAGGAACGCTGGAAAATCTCCCTGCCGGGCCATGGAAAACCTGTCTTCACCACCAATTCCACCGGAGGCATATCCGATATGGACTCCGGCGATGGCAACGAACTGGCCGTCGGCGAGTGGAAGCATGTCGTGATGGTCCACGATGGAACCAAAGACCTGATCTATATGGATGGGGCATTGGCCAATGAAAAGAATGTAGCAGGTGATCTCAACAGCACCAATTATCCTTTTGGCATCGGCAATAACCCCATCGATGGCGGCTCCTATTTCGTAGGGCAACTGGATGACATCCAGCTTTACGATGTTGCCTTGAGCGCCCAGCAGGTGGCAGATCTTTACGCTGCCCAGAACATGGCGCCAATGGTGGGCGATGGCCTGGTGGCGGATTACCCCTTCAGCGGAAATGGCAAAGATGTGACGCCGTACCGGAATAACGCAACCGTATCCGGCGCTCAGTTGGCCGATGACCGTTTTGGCCGCGCCAATAAGGCTTATCAGTTTGATGGCGTAAACGATGAGGCTATGGCGAACAATTCCGTGCAACTGAATTCCGACTATACCACGGTCGGCTTCTGGATCAACGTCAACGAGCTTCCCGCCCAGGGCGAAGCTTACCTGCTCTCCTTCGGGGGCTGGCAGGAGCGCTGGAAAATCTCTTTGCCCTCCCATGGCAAGATGGTATGGACGACCAACAATACTTCCGGCATCTCAGATATGGACGCCGGCGACGGCAACGAACTGCAGCCCGGAGCATGGACTTACGTAGCCATGGTGCACGATGGCGCCAAAGACAAGATTTACATCAATGGCGTTTCGGTGGCGGAAAAAGACGTCAGCGGGACGTTGAACAGCACGGCCTATCCGCTGGGCATGGGCTTTAATATCGTTGACGGAGGCTCCTATTTCAACGGAAGCCTGGACGATATCCAGATTTACAACGTAGCCCTCACCAGCCAGGAGATCGCCGATCTTTACGCGGCGCAGTCCCTGCCTCCGATAGAAGCCGATGTGACGCCGCCCACGGCGCCGCTGAATTTTGCCGCTACCGTAAACTTTACCGACGTGTCCCTCTCCTGGCTGCCTTCCACCGACGATGTGGGCGTAGCGGCCTACAACCTCTTCCAGGATGCTGAGAAGATCATGACCACGCCTGGCACCACCGCCTCCATTTTCGGCCTGCAGCAGTTGACCCAATTCACCTTCGGGATCACCGCAGTGGACGAAGCGGGCAATGAATCCCAGATGACTACTTTGCAGGTGATGACCGGCGAGGACCAGACGCCCGATGTTACTCCTCCGACTGCCCCCGGCAATTTAATGGCTTCGCCGGGCTCCAGTTCGGTGGCTTTAAGCTGGGATGCTTCGGTAGATGACCGCGGCGTGGCTGGTTATGTGGTCCTGCTGGATGGCTTCTATTACGATTCCATTCCCGGCAACAGTACCTCTATCTTGGTAGGAGGGCTGGACCCGGAAACGCTTTATACCTTCGAAGTATACGCCTTTGATATGGCTGGCAACAACTCTGATGTGGCTGAAATCACCCTCAGCACTACAGCAGAATTAGAAACCAGCGAACCCGGCCTGGTGGCCTGGTACCGGTTTGAGAACGACGCCAATGACGCCACTCCTTACAACAACCACGGCGCAATTGGGGGCAACCCCACCTTTGCAGCCGGGCCGGGCAATGCCCCAGCCGGATCTACGGGGCAGGCAATCGTTTTTGACGGAGACCGCGATTCTGTACTGGCGCCTAATGCCGTGCAATTGATCTCGGATTACACCTCTGTCAGCTTCTGGATACGAGTCGATGGCCAAAACCTGCAGGATGCAGAGGCTTATATCCTGGACTTCGGCCACTGGAGCGAGCGCTGGAAGATATCCCTGCCGCAGCACCTGAAGATCGTTTGGACCACCAACAGCAAGAACGCCCAATTCCCCAACGCCATTCACGATATGGACTCCGGCGACGGCAATGAGCTGGTGATCGGCTTCTGGTGGTTCGTCACCATGGTGCACGATGGGGAAAGGGATATCATCTACCTGGACGGCCAGGAGGTGAACAACCTGCCGGCGCCAGGCACGCTGAACAGCACCGGCCGCCCCTTCGGCATGGGCAACAACCCCATCGAAGGCGGTCAGTACTTCCAGGGCGCGCTGGACGAAGTGAAAATCTACAATAAAGCTTTGACCGCCGAAGAGGTGATGAGGCTTTACGCCAGCGGCACTACCGGAACAGAAGACCTGAGCGCCAAACTGGATGCCGTGTTGCAGGTTATTTATCCGAACCCTGGCACCCAGGAGGTTCACATCGCTCATAAACTCTCCGCAGGCCAGTCCTTGCTGATCCGGGTAATGGATGCAGCCGGCCGGCAAATAGACGCGGTGCAGTTTGATAAAAACGAACTCGCCAGCGGCCAACTCATCACTTTAGATGTGGAAGGCTACCAGGCGGGCGAATACTTCATCAACTTTGTTGTTGATGGTAAAAACAGCGGAACGGCTAAGTTTGTGAAGAAATAA
- a CDS encoding T9SS type A sorting domain-containing protein encodes MNLFYTYCNHLRTAFLPALLLALWPAMAAAQPGQININRIELMPNEPSPYNVRDWKDVAIEYDAFVYDLQASGLYLPLVFINNSSINYPQQESFGLDSYVGTNNSFAGEAINVLPSLVGASLAGIDKRNQNGRNWLLMSQDYFNKANNEMIYLNNRSGGSGNDWWYETMPNVFFYQLYDLYPPLGDAEFQFASIADQFLAAVRAMGGGDTPWSSASMNYRAWDFVDRQPNAEGVIEPEAAGAFAWILYHAYKETGNPEYLKGAEWSLEFLNQLSSNPSYELQLPYGAYVAAKMNAEIGTDYDMEKLANWPFDRGPLRGWGTIVGNWGGFDVSGLVGEANDNGNDYAFILNGFQQAGALAPMVRYDKRFARAIAKWILNLANASRLFYSGFLLPAYQDGAAWSQANDPQRLIAHEAMRETYNGVSPYATGDALNGGWANTNLALYGSSSVGYLGAIIEKTNVDKILKIDLLKTDFFGDEAYPTYLFFNPYSLEKIVELNVGPEPVDIYESLSESFIATGASNAVELTIPANEALMVVLTPTGAEVQYDRNKMLVDGVVVDYRQSSQPFHYAPRIQALAAESQEVELGASVTIYGTVFDQDSDDLSYTWASSGGTIQGQGAAVSWQAPDTEGTYEIILTVADELQNSDRDTLLLRAVPEINLAPQIIEIVKNQNYLSPGETLELFCDAVDANGDTIFYNWTADAGTFIGEGSQVLWQSPLTEGIFNIEVEARDEQGAFSASSTSILVKVFTVVDTGHLIAYYPFAQNADDVSGNALHGQTFGAQLTEDANGNPFSAYFFDGINDNIRVANNSILNFKDAITVSCWFQPALFPGREVFIISHGSWQNRWKISITPEQHIRWTVNSSAGPIGDLDSRLAVEADSFYQVGATYDGQWMALYINGELHSYRPMAGDIRNSPVDMMIGQMLPDNPDFNFRGVIDEVKIFDFALTPGEMKEVYEEGLVSAISLPNREGGLPALKLSPNPASAELFVQYPAMNERRASFLLYNVSGQLLWQRDMKVTAGHSDTSISIDVSGLPGGLYFLGMRANASFLMGRFVKR; translated from the coding sequence ATGAACCTTTTTTACACATACTGTAATCACCTCAGGACAGCCTTTCTCCCGGCCCTCCTCCTCGCCCTCTGGCCCGCCATGGCCGCCGCCCAACCCGGCCAGATCAACATCAACCGGATCGAGCTGATGCCCAACGAGCCCTCTCCTTATAATGTGCGGGACTGGAAGGACGTGGCCATCGAATACGATGCTTTTGTCTATGACCTGCAGGCAAGCGGCTTATACCTCCCTCTGGTTTTTATAAACAACAGCAGCATCAACTACCCGCAGCAGGAAAGTTTTGGCCTGGATTCCTATGTAGGTACGAATAACTCCTTTGCCGGCGAAGCGATCAACGTATTGCCCTCCCTGGTGGGCGCCTCCCTGGCGGGTATCGACAAGCGCAATCAAAATGGCCGGAACTGGCTGTTGATGAGCCAGGACTACTTCAACAAGGCCAACAACGAAATGATCTACCTCAACAACCGCAGCGGGGGCAGCGGCAACGACTGGTGGTACGAAACGATGCCCAATGTGTTTTTCTACCAGCTGTACGACCTGTATCCGCCCCTGGGCGACGCCGAATTTCAGTTCGCCAGCATTGCCGACCAGTTCCTGGCGGCGGTGCGGGCTATGGGCGGCGGCGACACCCCCTGGAGCAGCGCTTCGATGAACTACCGGGCATGGGACTTTGTGGATAGGCAACCCAATGCCGAAGGCGTCATCGAACCGGAGGCCGCCGGCGCTTTTGCCTGGATACTCTACCATGCGTACAAAGAAACCGGCAACCCGGAATACCTGAAAGGCGCTGAATGGAGCCTTGAGTTTTTAAACCAACTGTCCAGCAACCCTTCCTACGAACTGCAATTGCCCTACGGCGCCTACGTCGCCGCTAAGATGAATGCGGAAATAGGCACGGATTACGATATGGAAAAGCTGGCGAACTGGCCTTTCGACCGAGGGCCTTTGCGGGGGTGGGGGACCATCGTCGGCAACTGGGGCGGCTTCGACGTTTCCGGCCTGGTGGGAGAGGCCAACGACAATGGCAATGATTACGCCTTTATCCTGAATGGCTTCCAGCAAGCCGGCGCCCTGGCGCCCATGGTGCGCTACGACAAGCGCTTTGCCCGGGCCATCGCCAAGTGGATACTCAACCTGGCCAACGCCTCCCGCCTGTTCTACTCCGGATTCCTCCTGCCCGCCTACCAGGATGGCGCCGCCTGGTCGCAGGCCAACGACCCCCAGCGGCTGATCGCCCACGAAGCCATGCGGGAAACCTACAACGGTGTGTCCCCTTATGCTACCGGCGACGCCCTGAACGGCGGATGGGCCAACACCAACCTGGCGCTTTACGGCTCTTCTTCCGTAGGATACCTGGGCGCCATTATTGAAAAAACCAATGTCGATAAGATTCTGAAAATCGACCTCCTGAAGACGGATTTCTTTGGCGATGAGGCCTACCCAACTTATCTGTTCTTCAACCCTTACAGCCTGGAAAAAATAGTGGAACTGAATGTTGGGCCTGAACCGGTTGATATTTATGAATCCCTTTCCGAATCGTTCATCGCAACTGGGGCCAGTAATGCAGTTGAGCTTACTATTCCCGCCAACGAAGCACTGATGGTGGTGCTTACCCCGACTGGGGCGGAAGTGCAATACGATAGAAATAAAATGCTGGTTGATGGGGTAGTGGTGGATTACCGGCAAAGCAGCCAGCCGTTCCATTACGCTCCCCGCATACAAGCCCTGGCGGCGGAATCGCAGGAAGTGGAGTTAGGGGCATCAGTTACCATCTATGGAACCGTTTTTGACCAGGACTCTGATGATCTGTCCTACACCTGGGCCAGCAGCGGAGGAACGATACAGGGGCAAGGCGCCGCCGTGAGCTGGCAAGCCCCCGATACGGAGGGTACCTATGAAATCATCCTCACCGTGGCCGATGAGTTGCAAAACAGCGACAGGGACACCTTGTTGTTGAGGGCCGTTCCGGAGATCAACCTGGCCCCGCAGATCATCGAGATTGTAAAAAACCAAAATTACCTGAGCCCGGGCGAAACCCTGGAGCTCTTTTGCGATGCCGTTGACGCCAACGGGGATACCATTTTCTACAACTGGACGGCTGATGCCGGCACGTTTATCGGCGAAGGCAGCCAGGTGTTATGGCAGAGCCCGCTCACGGAAGGAATCTTCAATATAGAGGTAGAAGCCCGGGATGAACAAGGCGCTTTCTCGGCCAGCAGCACCTCCATCCTCGTCAAAGTATTCACGGTAGTAGATACGGGCCATTTGATCGCTTACTACCCCTTTGCCCAGAATGCCGATGACGTGAGCGGCAATGCTTTGCACGGCCAGACCTTTGGCGCACAGCTTACCGAAGACGCCAACGGCAATCCTTTCAGCGCCTATTTCTTCGACGGCATCAACGACAACATCCGGGTGGCCAACAACAGCATCCTCAACTTTAAGGACGCCATCACGGTGAGCTGCTGGTTCCAACCTGCCTTGTTCCCTGGGCGGGAGGTGTTCATTATCTCTCATGGCAGCTGGCAGAACCGCTGGAAAATCTCGATCACGCCGGAGCAACATATCCGCTGGACTGTCAATTCCAGCGCCGGGCCGATCGGCGACCTCGACTCCCGCCTGGCGGTTGAAGCAGATTCTTTCTACCAGGTCGGCGCCACCTACGATGGGCAATGGATGGCCCTTTACATCAATGGAGAACTCCACAGCTACCGCCCCATGGCCGGCGACATCCGCAACAGCCCGGTGGATATGATGATCGGGCAGATGCTGCCCGACAACCCGGATTTCAATTTCCGGGGCGTGATCGATGAGGTGAAAATCTTCGACTTCGCGCTGACTCCGGGCGAGATGAAAGAAGTATACGAAGAGGGGTTGGTCAGCGCCATATCCTTGCCCAATAGGGAAGGAGGGTTGCCTGCGTTAAAGCTGAGCCCCAACCCGGCGAGCGCTGAATTATTTGTACAGTATCCGGCTATGAACGAGAGACGAGCTTCCTTTCTCCTTTACAATGTATCCGGACAGCTGCTTTGGCAGCGGGACATGAAAGTAACCGCAGGACATTCCGATACCAGCATTAGCATCGACGTCAGTGGCTTGCCCGGCGGGCTGTACTTTTTGGGGATGAGGGCCAATGCCTCTTTCCTGATGGGCAGGTTCGTGAAGCGGTGA